Proteins encoded by one window of Ralstonia sp. RRA:
- a CDS encoding metallophosphoesterase has product MSKQPGRRQFLQLAAVGGLVYASGLPGWQAMAATTRAVGGKQEDFYFVQLSDCHWGFKGAPNPDARGTLPKAIAAVNALSPAPDFVVFTGDLTHISDDPDERRRRLTEFRDIAAKLTVPVVHYMPGEHDASLDNGAAYIELFGRTHYSFDHKGVHFIAIDNVSDPSARVGEAQLAWLAADIRSVPEHTPVVVFTHRPLFDLYPQWDWATRDGQQVIDLLMPHPNVTVFYGHIHQEHHHMTGHIAHHSARSLMFPLPAPPAPGSQAKRNPIPWDTAAPYRGLGWRSITEHGKQDAATWALAEQPIQASSETNATAKTPETT; this is encoded by the coding sequence ATGAGCAAACAACCCGGACGACGCCAGTTTCTGCAACTGGCCGCGGTCGGCGGTCTGGTGTATGCCTCCGGCCTGCCCGGCTGGCAGGCGATGGCCGCCACCACGCGCGCAGTAGGCGGCAAGCAAGAAGACTTCTATTTCGTGCAGCTATCGGACTGCCACTGGGGCTTCAAGGGCGCACCCAACCCCGACGCGCGCGGCACGCTGCCCAAGGCGATTGCCGCCGTGAACGCGCTGTCGCCCGCCCCTGATTTCGTTGTCTTTACAGGTGACCTCACCCACATCAGCGACGACCCTGACGAGCGCCGTAGGCGGCTGACAGAGTTCCGCGATATTGCTGCCAAGCTCACGGTACCGGTGGTGCATTACATGCCAGGTGAGCACGATGCCTCGCTCGACAACGGCGCCGCCTACATCGAACTGTTCGGCCGCACGCATTACTCGTTCGACCACAAGGGCGTGCACTTCATCGCCATCGACAACGTGTCGGACCCATCCGCACGCGTGGGCGAGGCACAGCTTGCCTGGCTGGCGGCAGACATCCGCTCGGTGCCAGAGCACACGCCCGTCGTGGTGTTCACGCACCGCCCGCTGTTTGATCTGTACCCGCAGTGGGACTGGGCCACGCGCGACGGTCAGCAGGTGATCGACCTGCTCATGCCGCACCCGAACGTGACCGTCTTCTACGGCCACATCCACCAGGAACACCACCACATGACCGGGCACATCGCGCACCACTCTGCGCGTTCGCTGATGTTCCCGCTGCCTGCACCACCGGCGCCGGGCTCGCAAGCCAAACGCAACCCGATCCCATGGGATACCGCCGCGCCGTATCGCGGCCTGGGCTGGCGCAGCATCACCGAACACGGCAAGCAGGATGCTGCCACCTGGGCGCTGGCGGAACAACCGATCCAGGCCAGCAGCGAGACCAACGCCACCGCCAAGACCCCGGAGACCACCTGA
- a CDS encoding cytochrome c oxidase subunit II: MRPTLAHNPKRRLALRQFTVLAAGAALACVAHGEGPQVIRVHARKFTFTPDKITLKRGVPVVFELTGQDILMGFAIPDFNVRADVVPGQTVRLALTPDKTGTFDFLCDIFCGSGHETMNGTLTVT, encoded by the coding sequence ATGCGCCCCACCCTTGCACACAACCCCAAGCGGCGCCTGGCGCTGCGTCAGTTCACCGTACTCGCCGCTGGTGCCGCACTCGCCTGCGTTGCGCATGGCGAAGGCCCGCAGGTGATCCGCGTGCATGCGCGCAAGTTCACCTTCACGCCCGACAAGATCACGCTCAAGCGCGGCGTACCCGTGGTGTTCGAGTTGACCGGGCAGGACATCCTGATGGGCTTTGCGATTCCGGATTTCAACGTGCGGGCGGATGTGGTGCCGGGGCAGACGGTGCGCCTGGCGCTCACGCCCGACAAGACCGGCACGTTTGATTTCCTGTGCGACATCTTCTGCGGCTCGGGGCATGAGACGATGAATGGGACGTTGACGGTGACATAA
- a CDS encoding J domain-containing protein, translating into MTTIYATLGVQPDATLDEIKRAYRRATMKWHPDRNLGREAEAYAAFQEIREAYAILSDAEQRRVYDEVFAQEMQRWQAEHEAQEAEERAAQRERERIAQEHYEKMVAIAMRFADDGHSRDVLFGVLLGRDCEAELAARIADSVWAMQEARRASVAAADVPDSEAAPTPDEALGSKADAPTTHSRHPSTFESFWQGLFGLRP; encoded by the coding sequence ATGACGACCATCTACGCGACCCTCGGCGTGCAGCCGGACGCGACCCTGGACGAAATCAAGCGCGCCTATCGCCGTGCCACGATGAAGTGGCACCCCGACCGCAACCTTGGCCGTGAGGCAGAGGCCTACGCGGCGTTCCAGGAAATCCGCGAGGCCTACGCCATCCTCTCCGATGCCGAGCAGCGCCGGGTCTACGACGAAGTCTTCGCCCAGGAGATGCAGCGCTGGCAGGCCGAGCACGAGGCGCAGGAAGCCGAGGAGCGCGCCGCGCAACGCGAGCGTGAACGCATTGCGCAGGAACACTACGAGAAGATGGTCGCCATTGCGATGCGCTTTGCTGACGACGGCCACAGTCGGGACGTCCTCTTCGGCGTGCTGCTCGGGCGGGACTGCGAGGCGGAGCTGGCGGCGCGCATTGCGGATAGCGTGTGGGCGATGCAAGAAGCGCGGCGGGCGAGTGTGGCTGCTGCAGATGTGCCTGACAGCGAGGCAGCCCCGACGCCTGACGAAGCACTGGGGTCAAAGGCTGATGCGCCGACGACGCACTCGCGGCACCCCAGCACTTTTGAATCGTTCTGGCAGGGGTTGTTTGGCTTGCGCCCGTAG
- a CDS encoding extracellular solute-binding protein, whose translation MRQNHFARLLSSLIGLLVLCGCHQQDAPITSLPPPHRTSITALIWAPDWPEQMLQIAAEFSKLNPDVQLDVQFMIGNSVEENIKPRVAAGTLPDLLSVNPNAYSAELADQRVLADVSQTSAWTNMLAPLKRDWTSRSGKGFGISGGVATTMIYYNREMFEKAGVDKLPTNFDEFLRVCAQLKRAGFTPMMLNGAFPNMLGNGPFASGFANNVVAREPNWKSKMAEGTLDLDTPEVADIFARTALLPERGYVQASFMATGYDDGMRLFKEGKVAMAFQGSWAAGLLLHGNPFAVGVFIPPWNKRGEQVVPVLGSETGFAVCETPNKAAAMRFLEFIAGKGFPILQRKRHNISPFQQDAETTVSDPEIVDYTNSVSRHLITASPYYSTLPSNTLESLHGLMQDVLLKKMSPRQAAKRLDESVKNEAKMHYK comes from the coding sequence GTGCGACAAAATCACTTTGCCCGGCTGCTATCCAGCCTGATCGGTTTGCTGGTTCTGTGCGGTTGCCACCAGCAAGACGCCCCCATCACCAGTTTGCCCCCGCCACACCGGACCAGCATTACGGCATTGATCTGGGCACCGGACTGGCCCGAGCAGATGCTTCAGATTGCTGCCGAGTTCAGCAAGCTCAATCCCGATGTGCAGCTGGACGTTCAATTCATGATCGGCAATTCGGTCGAAGAGAACATCAAACCCCGCGTCGCTGCCGGCACGCTGCCCGATCTGTTGAGCGTCAATCCCAATGCCTATTCGGCCGAACTGGCCGATCAGCGTGTCCTTGCCGATGTCAGCCAGACATCGGCCTGGACGAACATGCTCGCCCCGCTCAAGCGGGACTGGACCAGCCGCAGCGGCAAAGGGTTCGGCATCTCGGGCGGTGTCGCAACGACGATGATCTACTACAACCGCGAGATGTTCGAAAAAGCGGGTGTCGACAAGCTGCCAACGAATTTCGACGAGTTCCTGCGCGTGTGCGCGCAGCTCAAACGCGCGGGATTCACGCCCATGATGTTGAACGGCGCATTCCCAAACATGCTCGGAAACGGACCGTTTGCCTCGGGCTTCGCCAACAACGTGGTCGCGCGCGAGCCGAACTGGAAAAGCAAGATGGCCGAGGGCACGCTGGATCTCGACACCCCCGAGGTCGCCGATATCTTCGCCAGGACGGCGCTGCTGCCGGAGCGCGGCTACGTGCAGGCGTCGTTCATGGCAACCGGCTACGACGACGGCATGCGTCTTTTCAAGGAAGGCAAGGTAGCGATGGCTTTCCAGGGCAGCTGGGCGGCGGGCCTGCTGCTGCATGGCAATCCCTTTGCGGTCGGCGTGTTCATCCCGCCATGGAACAAGCGCGGCGAGCAGGTGGTGCCCGTGCTCGGCAGCGAGACCGGCTTTGCCGTATGCGAGACGCCCAACAAGGCGGCTGCCATGCGCTTTCTGGAATTCATCGCCGGCAAAGGCTTCCCGATTCTGCAGAGAAAGCGCCACAACATCTCTCCATTCCAGCAAGACGCGGAAACGACCGTCAGTGACCCGGAAATCGTCGACTATACGAACTCGGTCAGCCGCCATTTGATCACTGCCAGCCCGTACTATTCGACGCTGCCGTCAAACACACTCGAGTCACTGCACGGGTTGATGCAGGACGTGTTGCTCAAGAAGATGTCGCCCAGGCAAGCGGCGAAGCGACTCGACGAATCGGTCAAGAATGAAGCGAAGATGCACTACAAATGA
- a CDS encoding methyl-accepting chemotaxis protein: MVSATPRISNATLASMLRGGRFSLGNRIVFSFGVLFVLMVVMAVVSYDRLRVIDEEAVSLERDSVPGLYLATALRGATRNSHATLERALFVDADAATANRDLERAAQSVRELDQHSAAYEATIFREDDRQRFRAYRAVVDKYLPMFNEAMQLARTSKPAAQAATVRGTALWEEATVLADGLVSDNRKVADESARQIRTSVQGAEVTLAVALGMVLLAALVLGYILHKAITVPMARLVQVHDNMRTGNLSGRLDLHRSDEFGTLEEGFNRMAEELASLVSQAQKSSLQVTTSVAEIAATSKEQQATAAETAATTTEIGATSREIFATSRDLLRTMNEVSTVAEQSATLAGASQSGLTRMEDTMRGVMEAAGSVNAKLAILNEKATNINQVVSTITKVADQTNLLSLNAAIEAEKAGEYGRGFAVVATEIRRLADQTAVATYDIEQTVKEIQSAVSAGVMGMDKFSEEVRRGMRDVQQVGTQLSQIITEVQTLAPRFQMVNEGMQTQATGAEQITQALSQLSEAAQQTAESLRQSSQAIDDLTLVANQLRTGVSRFKIEA, translated from the coding sequence ATGGTTTCTGCGACGCCCCGCATCAGCAACGCAACCCTGGCAAGCATGCTTCGCGGCGGCCGGTTCTCTCTCGGCAACCGCATCGTCTTCAGCTTTGGCGTGCTGTTCGTATTGATGGTCGTCATGGCGGTGGTGTCTTACGACCGCCTGCGCGTGATTGATGAAGAAGCCGTGAGCCTGGAGCGAGACTCCGTGCCGGGGCTGTATCTGGCGACGGCGCTGCGTGGAGCCACGCGCAACAGCCATGCAACGCTCGAACGTGCCCTGTTTGTCGACGCCGACGCTGCAACCGCCAACCGTGATCTTGAGCGCGCCGCCCAGAGCGTGCGCGAGCTCGACCAGCACTCGGCTGCCTACGAGGCCACGATCTTCCGTGAAGACGACCGCCAGCGCTTCCGCGCCTATCGCGCAGTCGTTGACAAGTACCTGCCGATGTTCAACGAGGCCATGCAACTGGCGCGCACCTCCAAGCCCGCCGCACAGGCGGCTACCGTGCGTGGCACCGCACTCTGGGAGGAAGCCACGGTGCTCGCCGACGGGCTGGTCTCCGATAACCGCAAGGTGGCCGATGAATCGGCACGGCAGATCCGCACCTCCGTGCAAGGCGCTGAGGTAACGCTGGCGGTGGCGCTGGGCATGGTGCTGCTGGCGGCGCTGGTGCTCGGCTACATCCTGCACAAGGCGATTACCGTGCCGATGGCACGGCTGGTGCAGGTGCACGACAACATGCGCACCGGCAATCTGTCTGGGCGGCTGGACCTGCATCGCAGCGATGAATTCGGCACGCTGGAAGAAGGTTTCAACCGCATGGCCGAAGAACTGGCGAGCCTGGTATCGCAGGCGCAGAAGTCGTCGCTGCAGGTGACGACCTCGGTGGCCGAGATTGCCGCTACCTCCAAGGAGCAGCAGGCCACCGCTGCCGAGACGGCCGCCACCACCACTGAGATCGGCGCGACCTCGCGCGAGATCTTCGCCACTTCGCGCGATTTGCTGCGCACCATGAACGAGGTGTCCACCGTGGCCGAGCAGTCGGCCACGCTGGCCGGCGCCAGCCAGAGCGGCCTCACCCGCATGGAAGACACCATGCGCGGCGTGATGGAAGCGGCGGGTTCGGTCAACGCCAAGCTGGCGATCCTCAACGAGAAGGCGACCAACATCAACCAGGTGGTGTCGACCATCACCAAGGTGGCGGACCAGACCAACCTGTTGTCGCTCAACGCCGCCATCGAGGCGGAAAAGGCCGGCGAATACGGCCGCGGCTTTGCGGTGGTCGCCACCGAGATCCGCCGCCTGGCCGACCAGACGGCCGTGGCCACCTACGACATCGAGCAGACTGTGAAGGAGATCCAGTCTGCCGTGTCCGCCGGTGTGATGGGCATGGACAAGTTCTCGGAAGAAGTGCGGCGCGGCATGCGCGATGTGCAGCAGGTCGGCACGCAGCTCTCGCAGATCATTACGGAGGTGCAGACGTTGGCGCCGCGCTTCCAGATGGTGAACGAAGGCATGCAGACGCAGGCCACCGGCGCCGAGCAGATCACGCAGGCGCTGTCGCAGTTGTCCGAAGCCGCGCAGCAGACGGCGGAATCGCTGCGCCAGTCGTCGCAGGCGATTGATGACCTGACGCTGGTGGCCAACCAGCTTCGTACCGGCGTGTCGCGTTTCAAGATCGAAGCCTGA
- a CDS encoding anti-sigma factor encodes MNCDDIRALLAARADGELGAADSLRMETHLGTCTACTGAATRHDAVVRALRQGLRAPALYMKAPAGLSERVLHAVQVEAQAKTGTRHEAPAAPARGPRRAGSAWQRLAGWLITPTRGLGLAAGALAAVALGVGVLVGRPDTVALTAHDITASHVRALLGARETDVLSSDRHTVKPWFNGRIDYAPPVADLATRGFPLIGGRLDYIDGRPVAVLVYRSAQHPVDLYVRPEAGGDAEPALRTERGYQLMYWRSAGMGYWAITDASANVVQAFARAVRGG; translated from the coding sequence ATGAACTGTGACGACATCCGCGCTTTGCTGGCCGCGCGCGCCGATGGCGAACTCGGTGCGGCCGACAGCTTGCGCATGGAAACGCATCTGGGTACCTGCACGGCCTGCACGGGCGCTGCCACGCGCCACGATGCCGTGGTGCGTGCGTTGCGCCAGGGGCTGCGTGCGCCCGCGCTGTACATGAAGGCGCCCGCGGGTTTGAGCGAGCGCGTGCTGCACGCTGTGCAGGTTGAAGCGCAGGCCAAAACGGGTACACGGCATGAAGCGCCGGCCGCGCCTGCCCGTGGGCCGCGACGGGCAGGGTCCGCCTGGCAGCGCCTGGCCGGATGGCTCATCACGCCAACGCGGGGCTTGGGCCTGGCGGCGGGCGCGCTGGCGGCCGTAGCGCTGGGCGTGGGTGTGCTGGTCGGCCGGCCCGATACGGTGGCACTGACCGCGCACGACATCACCGCCAGCCATGTGCGGGCGCTGCTGGGCGCACGTGAGACCGATGTGCTGTCGTCGGACCGCCACACCGTCAAGCCCTGGTTCAACGGCCGGATCGACTACGCGCCGCCGGTCGCGGACCTCGCCACGCGCGGCTTCCCGCTCATCGGCGGGCGGCTGGATTACATCGACGGCCGCCCGGTGGCAGTGCTGGTGTATCGGTCTGCGCAGCACCCGGTCGATCTGTACGTGCGCCCGGAGGCCGGCGGCGACGCCGAGCCCGCCCTGCGCACGGAACGCGGTTATCAGTTGATGTACTGGCGCAGCGCCGGCATGGGCTACTGGGCCATCACCGATGCCTCGGCCAACGTAGTGCAAGCGTTTGCGCGTGCCGTGCGCGGTGGTTGA
- a CDS encoding RNA polymerase sigma factor, with product MSDLSDPTLDLPTDAQRFAQAVLPHVDAAYNLARWLSGDAQDADDLVQEACLRAFRLFSGFRGGDGRPWLLAIVRNTWFSECARRKQAPAQPWNDEAAASQAQADDDGASYGVDPAALLARIDDVRRVHAALAQLPVPYREVLVLRELEDLPYRDIAAVVDAPIGTVMSRLARARQQLARLLTEDTAPPRTNVTPIRASGGTGTSTKEARHEL from the coding sequence ATGTCCGACCTGTCAGACCCCACGCTCGATCTGCCCACCGACGCCCAGCGTTTTGCCCAGGCGGTGCTGCCGCATGTCGATGCGGCCTACAACCTGGCGCGCTGGCTCTCGGGCGATGCGCAGGACGCCGACGACCTCGTCCAGGAAGCCTGCCTGCGCGCGTTCCGTTTGTTTAGTGGATTCCGGGGCGGCGATGGTCGCCCCTGGCTGCTGGCGATCGTGCGCAACACGTGGTTCTCGGAATGCGCGCGCCGCAAGCAGGCGCCCGCCCAACCGTGGAATGACGAAGCCGCCGCGAGTCAGGCCCAGGCCGATGACGACGGTGCCAGCTACGGTGTGGACCCGGCCGCGCTGCTGGCCCGTATCGATGATGTGCGCCGGGTGCATGCCGCGCTGGCGCAACTGCCGGTGCCGTATCGCGAGGTGCTCGTGTTGCGCGAGCTGGAAGACCTGCCGTATCGCGACATTGCCGCCGTGGTCGACGCACCTATCGGCACGGTCATGTCGCGGCTGGCGCGTGCGCGGCAGCAGCTCGCGCGCCTGTTGACCGAAGACACCGCGCCGCCGCGCACCAATGTCACGCCGATCCGTGCATCGGGCGGCACGGGAACCAGTACCAAGGAGGCCCGCCATGAACTGTGA
- a CDS encoding MFS transporter, producing MPTGWGHEGAKGSDQTLLYFGCLTLFIALASPAGYLVDIQTSYLLKNQLHATATQISMFRLVTGIPVYLAFAFGLVRDQWNPLGLRDRGFFLMFAPVTALALVGMALSGLSYPALLVGMLLAMLSSRFVAAAYQGLIALVGQEQRMSGRLSVLLNCVGTLPVVASAFASGYISDHLAPKQAFFLAAALMLVVAMLGRWTPASVFGHTYARPQAKAADFVGNVRRLVRHRAVYPAVLICFLWNFAPGAATPLQFYLTNALHASDSVYSYYNGIFAAAFIPTFLLYGVLCKRVALNKLLWWGTIIAVPQMVPLAFIHSADLALVLAAPIGLMGGVATAAYFDLAMRSCPPGLQGTLMMLVDGVLALSARAGDLLGSRIYSSSPTYGFTYCVIATTVVYALILPLIMLVPKGLIATRDGEPTPEVEAEVVGEVLDTEST from the coding sequence TTGCCCACGGGGTGGGGGCACGAAGGTGCCAAGGGCAGTGACCAGACCCTGCTGTACTTCGGCTGCCTGACGCTGTTCATCGCGCTGGCTTCGCCGGCCGGTTATCTGGTGGATATCCAGACGTCGTATCTGCTCAAGAACCAGTTGCATGCCACGGCGACGCAGATCTCGATGTTCCGGCTGGTGACAGGCATCCCGGTGTACCTGGCGTTCGCGTTCGGTCTTGTGCGCGACCAATGGAACCCGCTGGGATTGCGGGATCGCGGCTTCTTCCTGATGTTCGCGCCAGTCACCGCGCTGGCACTCGTCGGGATGGCGTTGTCGGGTCTCTCCTACCCGGCACTGCTTGTCGGGATGTTGCTGGCGATGCTGTCGTCCCGGTTTGTCGCGGCGGCCTACCAGGGGTTGATTGCGCTGGTGGGCCAGGAGCAACGCATGTCTGGGCGCCTGAGCGTGCTGTTGAATTGCGTTGGCACGCTACCGGTTGTTGCGAGCGCGTTCGCCTCGGGGTACATCTCCGATCATCTTGCTCCGAAGCAGGCCTTCTTCCTGGCGGCGGCGCTCATGTTGGTGGTAGCCATGCTGGGGCGATGGACGCCCGCTTCCGTTTTCGGTCACACCTATGCAAGGCCGCAGGCCAAAGCGGCGGATTTCGTTGGGAATGTCAGGCGGCTGGTGAGGCATCGGGCGGTCTATCCAGCGGTGCTGATCTGCTTCCTGTGGAACTTCGCACCGGGCGCGGCCACGCCGCTGCAGTTTTATCTGACCAACGCGCTGCATGCATCGGATTCCGTGTACTCGTACTACAACGGCATCTTCGCCGCCGCGTTCATCCCGACCTTCTTGCTGTATGGCGTGCTGTGCAAGCGTGTGGCGCTGAACAAGCTGCTGTGGTGGGGAACGATCATCGCCGTGCCGCAGATGGTTCCGCTGGCATTCATTCACTCGGCCGATCTCGCGCTGGTGCTGGCGGCACCGATCGGGCTGATGGGTGGTGTCGCCACGGCAGCGTACTTTGATCTCGCCATGCGGTCCTGTCCGCCAGGACTGCAAGGCACGCTGATGATGCTGGTGGATGGTGTGCTCGCACTCTCTGCACGTGCAGGTGATTTGCTTGGCTCACGCATCTACAGCAGCAGTCCAACGTACGGATTCACGTACTGCGTGATTGCCACAACTGTGGTGTATGCGCTGATCCTGCCCCTGATCATGCTGGTGCCGAAGGGGTTGATTGCTACCAGGGATGGTGAACCCACTCCGGAAGTCGAGGCCGAGGTGGTGGGCGAGGTTCTGGACACTGAGTCGACGTAG